In Parasegetibacter sp. NRK P23, the genomic stretch AGCAGGGAATAATTTTCGCTGAGGTTGATGACCATAAGGCAGGTTTACACCTATTTTTGCTGCAATTTAAGGGCTATCGGCCGCATTCAAAAATAAACGGGATGATCTACAGGGCTATCGGTTTGATGAGTGGAAGTTCGCTGGACGGGCTGGATATTGTTTTTGCAGAAATTCATGAATCCGGGCGGAAATGGGGATTTGATATCCTGCACGCCGAATGTATCCCCTATACCCTTGAATGGCAGGAGAAATTGAAAAACGCAAGGCAGTTATCCGCATTCGATTACCTCGTGCTCCATGTGGAATATGGCCGCTATCTTGGGGAAAAAGTGAATGAATTCATTGAAAAACATGCACTGCACCACAAGGTGCAGCTCGTGGCCTCGCATGGCCATACTGTTTTCCACGCACCGGAAAAACGTATGACCGCACAACTGGGTGATGGTGCCGCGATCGCCGCTGAAACCGGTCTCCAGGTCATCTCCGACCTCCGTTCCCTGGATGTGGCCCTCGGCGGACAGGGCGCCCCCATCGTGCCCATCGGGGAAGCGCTGCTGCTGCCCGGATTTGACTTCTACCTCAATATTGGTGGTATCGCTAATCTAACTGTAGCCGGAAAGGAACGCATCGCGTTTGATGTTTGCCCCGCAAACCGTGTATTGAACACGCTCGCAAACGAAGCAGGAAAAGCATACGACCACAACGGTGCCATGGCCGCGGGCGGGAATTTAAAGGAACACCTGCTTCAGCAACTGAATGCGCTCTCCTA encodes the following:
- a CDS encoding anhydro-N-acetylmuramic acid kinase translates to MIYRAIGLMSGSSLDGLDIVFAEIHESGRKWGFDILHAECIPYTLEWQEKLKNARQLSAFDYLVLHVEYGRYLGEKVNEFIEKHALHHKVQLVASHGHTVFHAPEKRMTAQLGDGAAIAAETGLQVISDLRSLDVALGGQGAPIVPIGEALLLPGFDFYLNIGGIANLTVAGKERIAFDVCPANRVLNTLANEAGKAYDHNGAMAAGGNLKEHLLQQLNALSYYQLPAPKSLANEFGTETVLPILQQSAISTADALHTMVHHICDQIENSVQQWSEAGKEKRLLVTGGGAFNTYLLTELDKRLKALDVEIILPNETLVSGKEALIMAFIGILRWRQDENVFASVTGASRSSIGGALWSGS